tagaatggtaattttagtaatttcagaggggtatttttggaattgaaaatctgaacaattatttattttgagtgctctgtccattaaactaataatattaaaataaggtattaaaataatatagtgggggacaagacatgtggtagtggggaataatgcattttgtttaatcaataatggggaacaagacatagtaggATTACGGGGCTCAAAAAAgttgattaaataaaataataattgtattttttatgtagtagtgggtttggtaagagaaagGGGATGGTTTTATTATTGTTTAATTGATTAAGGGGTCTGTTATGAGGCATAAATAGAGCAGACTTGGACATAATTAGGAGAAGGGGAATTAGCTGAAAATTAGGAGAAGAATTCGGAAATattgaaagatttttgaggattcgaatttgaagagagtttaaaagaaagaattttctgaacattaagagagaattaagggttaaacattaactggtctttcaatctaaaaaaaaaGGGTTCACTTTGTTTTTGCCCGTTGAttattgttggtgtttctggattgtcatgtggtttgttccttgagtttggttggttatttgctactacttcactggtttgctggatttttatcttgattttaaaatctgtcattggtttctcgttgctggttgttactggttgctgggtgttgctgttgttgtatgctactgcattcctgctgatcttccttttcttttgcttccaatatcaggtacacaactgacacgctggttactgtaaactgaaacatgaatcatgaatatgaaatgaagagttgaagttctgaatttatcttagttatattctgaattttatttgtatatgtacattatttagcttcctaatatcagaatcatgtagttgtttaatatatataatggaacatctgacagtagcttagtAGACGAATTGTCTATGTAttactaaaaaaataaataagcgatgtagtaactctgtccagttagttcgttattgttggatgattatcatgtctcaaaaagcatgttagctgatttagactattcttaaacattcaacagttagctcattaaacgaataaaccgtttcggaacttgtaggaatattgtttagctagatactattggttaatttcagcatgtagatggtttaggattaaaattagattgccaagttttttttttaatttgacaaactgtgagcatgcctagtataatgtaactaggtagtaacatgtgaatgagatagcccaggtccagttttgtgccatacacgttgggcctgggtccacgttggccaacgggctgtccatattttgcttacattctgatttaacaaattgcgttcggaacccgactataacaactctaagcatgtaaataaattaggaccttttctctttcattttgtagagacaaatttaatagaaaaaatgtaggtactttaaggattatccttttaaaataaatgagatgagcctcacctaataaaacgcacaagttgcggggccctcaataaatggttaataattgtatagacttcgggatcggtcgtttagcaaatttcacggcctcacccaaaataatgatacgctagtcgctttaggcgcgcctttaacaatttattttcttaaactcgggtgcacatttatgtgacccaaatccaaatctcaacagagtcgaaatatgtcgataaccacgggtacattgatgtgacgtggttcgagatatattttcacgatgttgcaattctcgataaaaaataataataatgataaaagcggttaaaagttaaattttttacatatattcaacatgtattatatcagataatcaagccgaatatgatagttgagcgaccgtgctagaaccacggaactcgggaatgcctaacaccttctcccgggttaacagaattcctaatccggatttctggtacgcagactgttaaacagagtcaatatttttctcgattcgggattcaaccggtggcttaggacaccataaatcttccaagtggcgactctaaaataaataaataaatcccgtttcgattgtcctttaattggaaaaaactcccttccgcgcccctttgcgggggcgcgggcgaaaaaggaggtatgacagctctggcgactctgatggggaccgaacccagaaccattggtttagggttcaagaatttgagcttagaataattgttattatttggattcatttattatctgattttattacatgttttagtctaaatgtgcaaaatgttactcttaccgctttgatattgtctgaactgtatatataaactgctacaaaatccctcttttctctctcttgaggagtgcacgctggtcgtggcttctttctgttagtgttctatcccaaaatagaacgaggattcggaggaattgcaaaatcggatgatcttttggttacttgtacgcagttcccatcctcggttcgagttgtccgctcgggtaagccaggtctagaacaaacacccaggataaacctagtataacaaaacctcatgaccggatccctagtaggaacgcttatttacatcatgttgcatttgacttaggggactcaacacaggggttgagtccgtctaggacaagcaacctgaaatgaaaaagaccatcttgctgcatcctgtttgttttgcacatttatttgcttcaaattcgcatgctgaccggtttctgaaatcAGGAATTATTGAAAAATTgttaaaaaaagaggaaaaaaaatatagcagtgtagggagataactacttatttttttagaaaaaataaaaccaatgtccaagtagtgtcaaaaccctgccgaaattttgaaatttttttttatcGGAAAAGAAAGGAGTATTGTTTACAAAGTTTAGTTTATATGtggcgaactacgctggtttgattctcaccagatgtgagatacgtaggcagccctaatcggatccaacctccccttttgctaaaatagccaaaaaaaaaaacatgtcaaaattttaatttttgtcataaataagttgggtgatgtccaacctctcctttgcaaaaatagccaaaaaaatgtcgaatttttgtcataaataagtcgggtaatgCCGCTCATGTCAAATATAGCCAAGTGTCCCCAAAAGGGACGTcagaaggctaactttgcataaacgaccatcTTTGGTCATTTTTTTGGGTTGTGACCAGTTATCCCGAAcatccttaaaatcttcgtctccgaagtgctgaaaggtcgtgtttgcaacaccaggtcttttattatttgaaaaacaagaaaatagtcagtggtcaagtgaataccgtttggtttttagttaaaataagtCGGTCCGGCTTCGgtgatgtcttaaaccgttcttgccgagatagccttagagtatctttcagttgtcgaagggctattttcgtaaaagaacaaaCAAGTTTGTGAAAGGTCGTAAAATAATCCTTCCCCGCCTTAAAATTCATATGAAATTGAGAAGGGGCCACGTCTGAAAAACAACCATTTGattaaaattggcatataggggaaggaatccggctgtttgtttttgagtttgtaattctttgattagagtatgcgggttatttgattttcgagaccgtttgttgtcttttgtcaaagtctgttagtatggtcagtttttaaacttttgcaatcaagtttgttttattatgaaaattgaaaattccaaaaaatgttttattattatttatcttttattggtccgaactacgcaaggtctgattcatgtgaggacatgatacgtaggcaatctacataaggttcgaccaccgctaaaaaagaaaaaaagagagtgaataaaagaaaagaaaaaaagagagagagaggaaaagaaaaaagaaaaaaagagggaatggagggtttccgaaacactagaaaaaggcacaaataaaacaagccgggatgatgcatgcagtaggagcaaaaacatgttagaaatggttaacatTGCATCCCTCAACGTGCAATTGTAATAtctgttaaaactctaacgctaacaggtttgttgtttgtccaattccaaacagttagttgttaaagcgtactggcatcataccattatcaaacaagatcaaaagggcctataccagaaagcatgactggctcagaaaatagtgttgagtcggaaaggaCGGCacatcaaatgctgaaggaggcgatggccaatatagaaaaaatgagattggaaatgaatgaaatgcagctagccatggctaaggtGCAAAAGGGGCCCGAGTCACTCGTCACTCCTACTCCCCCAccgggacacacgccggaatacccttcccCCGGCCCTTCAATAAGTTTCCCAAGCTACCACTACTATCAGGGGAGAGATGcatataatccccaagctccgccacccaatcagaaccctccaccaCTAAATGTTcttgtctttgtggcacctcccccggCCACATTACAAAGATTGTCTAGTGAACCACTGTTCCAagttcacgacacccaatattttcCTCCTGAACCCACTTTTAAAGCTCCTGAACCATACACATATACACCCCAATTTGGGATCCCGGAGGAagctgagaaaccggttaagaacaTAGAACATGAGGAGGTGAttcgaaaggtcaaaagcctggagcaatccttcaggaacatgcacgggttaggccaccaggtcagcgtggcctacaaggatctatgccctttctcTGACGtccaattgccggcagggttcaagatgcccaagttcgatttatacgaagggcatggcgatcctgtGGCACATatacgaggtttttgtagcaagatgagaggagatGGTGGCAAAgacgagctgctgatagcttactttggccaaagCTTAAGTGGGtcagcactggaatggtatacaagacaagatccgagtaggtggtacacctgggacaatctagcacaggctttcgcaggtcacttccagcacaaccttgagatagtccctgaccgtctcacattgctaaagtttgagaagaagcccggggagaACTTctgggaatttgggttccggtggagagaacaggcaaccaaagttgatcctccaatgagggaaaacgaaatggtggactattttctgcaaactctagagccaacgtactttggtcacttggtgacgtcagttggcaaatccttcaatgaagtagtgaaaatgggagttatgatagaagagggacttaagtccaataagatcctgagttattcagcaatcaaggcaacgactcaggccattcagagcggcacaggaggtgctcttggaaagaaaaagagagaagaggtcGCGACAATAGAGGCAGGCAACTGGTCCAGATCGATaggtccttcccctcgctaccaatccagaccccatcacccaaactaccctcacactccaaattaccctccacaaccctactacccgccacaagaaccacacttctccgtacaccaagcccagacatacactcagcctccggctcgcccgcaatggcgcgctccagctccccaaaacacatatacacctccacaaaatatttacccacctccacaaaacacctatccggACTTGGCAAATTGTCattcggtaagctgtgagtattgttcgggggctcccggacatgataccgataagtgttggaagttgaaacatgcagtgcaaaatcttattgacaccaacgagattgaggttcagacaccagaggcacccaacatcaatcagaactcattaccggcacaccatgaaacccacatgatcgagTTAGTGCACGAAGGaagggagctaaagaaaccctcacaaacagtgatgatgattcgtgccagttcaaaagaaaagtcgaccagtggaaaagcggtggtatagttggaaaatgtagatgacaagccagttatggtgttggaaAAAAGGTCCAGTGGggcagatgtgcagtttgtggggctgaaagcaaaaatcaacaattgaatatccactcctcttcctatcctaagggagtcttggtagtgggctctgattttcttccTTGTTGTCtagattattctagggttgtaatccagatttctttttgtgctcgccaaagtgtgaaaccttgctatcccgtattttaataaagtgaaagttttttttcttcattccttattttgttttaatttttcttcttctttttctcttctgaacagttctctttatactggttctaatgacatggcatgcacgacggatcttcaacctagtctaaaaaaatcaatctgatttcgaacttatagtacaagattgtgatgataagtcggaatacgatgaggatgaagccttcgaagaaattaatagagagttgagccaatttgaaaaaaaaaccaagcccaactcaaatgacacggaagccgtcaatctaggggatgcggatgatatcagggaagctaagacaagcgtccacattgaaccaaacatcagggaagaacaaATCAAAGCACTTATTAAATTCAAAgacattttgcatggtcatacgacgatatgacgggtttaagcaccaatctagtggttcacaaattgcccactgacccgacatttcctcccgtcaagcaaaattgaggaagttcaaaaccgacatgagtgtgaagattaaggaagaagtaaccaaatAGCTGAATGCTAAGGTTATTCGAGTCGTTCCATATcttgattggttggctaatgtggtgccagatCCAAAcaagatggaaaaatcagggtgtgtgttgattatcgcaatctgaacaaagcaagcccaatgGCGCTTTACGTTTAACAGAAatcgaagggaaatgcatcgacatggctatcaattttgacgcagttaagagatattatgtatgatttcttgtaattgtaattgttgtttgtttgtacttagcatttatcggagaatgaagtgacatagacaattctttcttctacccaaacactttatcctttacttccccttttgagccttatttattctttcatatccctctttttggaatcagtaatgaaaatgaaagaaaaagaaaaaaataatgataataaagacaaaagaaaagtcacaagaaaaaaaacaaaggaattggaaactacgtttgacctgattcctcaaagaaggatacgtaggcgcctcacggctcgctcatagtgtaacaaaaaataaaaatccccaagtaagaaaaaactggggcagaagtttgtgtttataattttgggaaagaaagttgattccaagagttgtaatgttttacccatcaaaattattttgaacctcttgttaccccttttcttttaaccatacacaaaaacccatattgatgtccaaaaagacctcccgatcagtatctgagaagtgccaagtcattgcaaatggaagtcgggaataacactctgatccccagcagagaagaggatcataaactagaaatgaattgatagccgaaagaatccccagcaaagagagtcatatcggtagcactccaatccccagctgaaaaataaaataaaatgagagagtcttatcggtgaaaaccttcacaggcaccataaggcgacgaaagatgagagaaataaaatgagagagtcttatcggtgaaaaccttcacaggcaccataagacgatgggagttgagagaaacgagagagtcttattagtgaaaacccctcgaagggcactataaggcgacaagacaagattggcagaaaggatccgcatttggcaaagagttgagtgcctgtttatccctaGCAACATGAGGTCGTCCAaagggttgattgatacaaatagactgggttgattaattcggaatgcacgacatgatcattgggatcggttatatcactcagataagttcttttctttccttttccccagcatttgttcagaaagacttcttcttttctatttttgagatcatcactttctcatttcttggtttaaagactttacctccccagcagtttgtttttgaaaaggattttcagagcttactaccagttgccaaaatgatgcaaagcaaaatgcgaataggataagccaaagataaggcgataaagcgaaaagaagttggtcgcaagaccaaatgatgaatgggtctagatcccaagaggaccaaatttccaggggaagttggagaaaaacaggaaaacaacagttgaggaaattgtggacctaattccaagagggcccccagcagatcatcgagatgcaggagcatccccgacagattttcgaccaagttccaagagggtcggacaacacagagtggggaaggaagaaaaggaaaattcatccccagcaaagaaaaggaaaattcatccccagcaaaataatccccagcaagttttgatagcgtaatgaaacacagagcggggaagggagaaaagggaaaaaccatccccagcaggagtgacacgaccactcaccatgttttaaaactaacaaattttctttgatttgaagcaggaaaaggaaatcttattaatggcgaaaaaaacatgccacaaggaaaagcaccaaaactggggcagaaaattttctgccattgtcgaaaattttcttggaggaacgaggaaatcaattaaatttttaagagatagcaagacaacacgattttaagaaaaacagtcggaggtaagacaatttcaagttttgaagatgggtctatccgccctcgaatagaatatttttgggttcatctgccctcgaataggatattttgggttcatccgccctcgaataggatattttgggttcatccgccctcgaataggatattttgggttcatccgccctcgaataggatattttgggatcatccgccctctaataggatattttgggttcatcctcccttgaataggatattttgggtgcatccgccctcgaataggatattttgggttcatccgccctcgaataggatattttgggttcatccgccctcgaataggatattttgggttcatccgccctcgaataggatattttgggttcatccgccctcgaataggatattttgggttcatccgccctcgaataggatatttttgggttcatccgccctcgaataggatattttgggttcatccgccctcgataaggatattttgggttcatccgccatcgaataggatattttgggtgcaTCTGCCCTcggataggatattttgggttcatccaccctcgaataggatattttgggttcatccgccctcgaataggatattttgggttcatccgccatcgaataggatattttgggtttgtccgccctcgaataggatattttgggatcatcTGCCATCGAATAgcatattttgggttcatccgccctcaaataaggatattttgggttcgtccgccctcgaataggatattttgggtccaaccgccctcaaataggatatgatgggttagtccgccctcgaataggatatgatgggtctatccgccctcgaataggatattgaatttaatctttcctcaaaaggacatttaatttatttcgacccgagcggtcctgcttgtataaacattgccaaaatatatattttcataaatcattgccaaatgatttatttttcaaagttgctgaagaagtcaggagcccgcctacagaatggaggctgaattattgttaagttgttgttgaagtgaggagcccgcctgtagaacggaggttgttatatttttaagttgaaaaagtcaggaccccgcttggagaatggaggttgtgtcatctttcaaaagtcaagttAGAGTCAGGAGCGTCCCCGACTgcagaatagaggaatacatttcaagatcaaatcataagtcagtaatgaggagggttacaacaaaattccccagcataacaagctccaacgtaggaagcagtgtccccagcagaccgaacaaaatgatgacacttgtaaaagc
The Nicotiana sylvestris chromosome 11, ASM39365v2, whole genome shotgun sequence DNA segment above includes these coding regions:
- the LOC138881971 gene encoding uncharacterized protein, whose product is MTGSENSVESERTAHQMLKEAMANIEKMRLEMNEMQLAMAKVQKGPESLVTPTPPPGHTPEYPSPGPSISFPSYHYYQGRDAYNPQAPPPNQNPPPLNVLVFVAPPPATLQRLSSEPLFQVHDTQYFPPEPTFKAPEPYTYTPQFGIPEEAEKPVKNIEHEEVIRKVKSLEQSFRNMHGLGHQVSVAYKDLCPFSDVQLPAGFKMPKFDLYEGHGDPVAHIRGFCSKMRGDGGKDELLIAYFGQSLSGSALECLRRSPGRTSGNLGSGGENRQPKLILQ